The following are encoded together in the Malaya genurostris strain Urasoe2022 chromosome 3, Malgen_1.1, whole genome shotgun sequence genome:
- the LOC131436924 gene encoding 26S proteasome regulatory subunit 4 produces the protein MGQNQSAGSGSDKKDDKDKKKKYEPPIPTRVGKKKRKAKGPDAAMKLPQVTPHTRCRLKLLKLERIKDYLLMEEEFIRNQERLKPQDEKNEEERSKVDDLRGTPMSVGNLEEIIDDNHAIVSTSVGSEHYVSILSFVDKDQLEPGCSVLLNHKVHAVVGVLGDDTDPMVTVMKLEKAPQETYADIGGLDNQIQEIKESVELPLTHPEYYEEMGIKPPKGVILYGPPGTGKTLLAKAVANQTSATFLRVVGSELIQKYLGDGPKLVRELFRVAEEHAPSIVFIDEIDAVGTKRYDSNSGGEREIQRTMLELLNQLDGFDSRGDVKVIMATNRIETLDPALIRPGRIDRKIEFPLPDEKTKRRIFNIHTARMTLAEDVNLSELIMAKDDLSGADIKAICTEAGLMALRERRMKVTNEDFKKSKESVLYRKKEGTPEGLYL, from the exons ATG GGACAAAACCAATCAGCCGGAAGTGGCAGCGATAAGAAGGATGACAAGGATAAAAAGAAAAAGTATGAACCTCCGATTCCAACGCGCGTTGGAAAGAAGAAGCGCAAAGCAAAAGGTCCGGATGCTGCTATGAAACTGCCCCAAGTTACTCCTCATACGCGATGTCGTTTGAAATTGCTGAAGTTGGAACGGATCAAGGACTATTTGTTGATGGAGGAAGAATTCATACGGAATCAAGAACGTCTCAAGCCCCAGGATGAGAAGAATGAAGAAGAACGATCAAAGGTTGACGACCTAAGAGGAACTCCAATGTCAGTCGGTAATCTAGAGGAAATTATAGATGATAATCATGCAATCGTTTCGACCTCGGTTGGCAGTGAGCATTACGTTAGCATCCTATCTTTTGTTGATAAGGATCAATTGGAACCCGGATGTTCAGTGCTTCTGAATCATAAGGTGCACGCTGTTGTGGGTGTTCTTGGTGATGATACAGACCCGATGGTCACTGTGATGAAGTTGGAAAAAGCGCCACAGGAGACATATGCAGACATTGGTGGATTAGATAACCAGATTCAAGAGATTAAAGAATCTGTAGAGCTACCTCTAACGCATCCCGAATATTACGAAGAGATGGGTATTAAGCCACCAAAGGGTGTGATTCTTTATGGACCGCCCGGTACTGGGAAAACTCTTCTTGCGAAAGCGGTTGCTAATCAGACTTCAGCTACTTTTCTGCGTGTGGTTGGTTCGGaacttattcaaaaatatttagggGATGGGCCTAAGTTGGTACGAGAGTTGTTCCGGGTGGCAGAAGAACATGCACCGTCTATTGTATTCATTGACGAAATCGATGCAGTTGGTACCAAGCGATACGATTCAAATTCTGGTGGAGAACGTGAAATCCAGAGAACTATGCTTGAGCTGTTGAATCAGTTGGACGGATTCGATTCGCGTGGCGATGTTAAAGTGATTATGGCAACTAACCGAATCGAAACACTCGACCCTGCTCTAATTCGTCCCGGTCGCATTGATCGCAAGATCGAATTTCCTCTGCCAGATGAAAAAACTAAACGTCGTATTTTCAACATTCATACTGCTAGAATGACACTGGCTGAAGACGTCAATCTATCCGAGCTAATTATGGCTAAAGATGATCTGTCTGGCGCTGATATTAAAGCAATTTGTACCGAGGCAGGTTTAATGGCACTTCGTGAACGCCGCATGAAGGTAACCAATGAGGACTTCAAAAAGTCGAAGGAAAGTGTTCTCTATCGCAAAAAGGAAGGCACACCGGAAGGTTTGTACTTGTAA